A genomic region of uncultured Roseibium sp. contains the following coding sequences:
- a CDS encoding LysR family transcriptional regulator, with the protein MDAITRMRCFIQVVDSNGFSAAAREMGRSKALVSKYVGELEDELGVRLLNRTTRQVSLTEVGEAYYKEAAEILQRIDDLQASVQSSHQEVRGRLRVSAPRSMGDDMLNKPMMQFLVQYPDIRLDLRLEDRFVDLVEEGFDLAIRVTQLEDSSLIARKIAPFRTVVCATADVVETHGAPRVPADLTTRPCIIDTNYRYKQNWAFQSDGERLSVTVNGPLEVNSATAAREAALADLGFLRTPLFFVAKDVQDGDLVVVLEDYEEPQRGIYAVYPHRRHLSAKVRAFVDFLVDWSSTNPGC; encoded by the coding sequence ATGGACGCAATCACGCGGATGCGCTGCTTCATTCAAGTGGTCGACTCGAATGGTTTTTCCGCCGCAGCCCGGGAGATGGGGCGGTCAAAGGCCCTCGTCTCGAAATATGTCGGCGAGCTTGAAGACGAACTCGGCGTCCGGTTGCTGAACCGCACGACCCGGCAGGTTTCCCTAACGGAGGTGGGGGAAGCGTATTACAAGGAAGCGGCGGAAATCCTGCAACGCATCGACGATCTCCAGGCCTCCGTGCAGTCCTCGCACCAGGAAGTCCGTGGCCGCTTGCGCGTGTCGGCGCCCAGATCGATGGGTGATGACATGCTCAACAAACCGATGATGCAGTTTCTGGTGCAGTATCCGGACATCCGGCTCGACCTGCGCCTGGAAGACCGGTTCGTGGACCTTGTCGAAGAAGGTTTCGATCTTGCTATCCGCGTCACGCAACTGGAAGATTCAAGCCTGATCGCCCGGAAAATCGCTCCTTTCCGCACCGTTGTCTGTGCAACGGCCGATGTTGTCGAGACACATGGTGCGCCGAGGGTGCCGGCGGATCTCACGACCCGGCCGTGTATCATCGACACCAACTACCGCTACAAGCAGAACTGGGCATTCCAATCCGACGGCGAGCGATTGTCCGTCACCGTGAACGGACCTCTTGAAGTCAACAGTGCCACTGCCGCCCGGGAAGCGGCGCTGGCCGATCTGGGCTTCCTGCGGACGCCGCTCTTTTTCGTCGCCAAGGATGTGCAGGATGGTGATCTCGTTGTCGTTCTGGAAGACTATGAAGAACCGCAGCGCGGTATCTACGCGGTTTACCCGCATCGGCGTCATCTCAGTGCGAAGGTGCGGGCGTTCGTGGATTTCCTGGTGGACTGGTCTTCAACGAACCCGGGCTGTTAG
- a CDS encoding DUF1007 family protein yields MRRFSSRLREAAIQVSSRFAAVLVLLIAGVTTAAAHPHVFVEARSKLVFDDDGNAVAVKHVFRFDDAFSAFAIQGFDTNQDGVYSREELGELAKVNVESMADFGYFTFGDNTRVELDFATPTDYWLEVTTLPVGDYWMMKPEDFEAIEEDIRLNGGTAIEEVDLLELHFVLPLKDPSDATAPITLDVYDPTYYVDFRFGQEADAVGTVNAPGTCQVTRKEPPPLDAATAYALAQIGPDQRDLPPELQSAAATQVNQMIINCAGVAAGTVSSDASGQADTEVAAVDLAADAESTATGVSDSSAAMSARSDDVVASTQVAVINSPEAVTVGAGVLDRFFGTIAIKQKEFYQRLIASLRAFRNNPNAGWLLIGLSFAYGVFHAAGPGHGKAIITSYVVANNETLKKGIVLSFASAFAQAVTAIVLVGGLAVVFNLTSLAIQDTARWFEIGSYVLITGLGGWLLWQKAGKPLAMSIANRLSGNRLALAGVHGHDHGHGHHHHHHGHGHHHDHHGHGHHHHEFGEDGVCSTCGHAHAPTPDMVQGEITLGRALSIILAVGLRPCTGALVVLVFALSQGMIVAGVASTLAMAVGTGITVSLLAALAVGAKDLAVRLFGEGSPMAIRVHRSIEIFGAAIVFLLGITLLIAALGWG; encoded by the coding sequence TTGCGCCGATTTTCCAGCCGCTTGCGAGAGGCCGCCATTCAGGTTTCCAGCCGGTTTGCAGCAGTTCTTGTTCTGCTGATCGCCGGCGTGACAACCGCTGCGGCCCATCCGCATGTGTTCGTCGAGGCAAGGTCCAAGCTGGTCTTCGACGATGACGGCAATGCGGTTGCCGTCAAGCATGTCTTCCGTTTTGACGACGCTTTTTCGGCGTTTGCGATCCAAGGTTTCGACACAAATCAGGACGGTGTCTATTCTCGCGAAGAGCTTGGCGAACTCGCCAAGGTCAATGTCGAGAGCATGGCCGATTTCGGATATTTCACGTTCGGCGACAACACGCGCGTCGAACTCGATTTTGCCACTCCGACGGACTACTGGCTCGAAGTCACGACGCTTCCCGTCGGAGACTACTGGATGATGAAGCCGGAGGATTTCGAGGCGATCGAGGAAGACATCCGGCTGAACGGCGGCACGGCGATCGAGGAAGTGGACCTCCTGGAACTCCATTTCGTGCTGCCGCTCAAGGATCCCAGCGATGCGACGGCGCCGATAACGCTCGATGTCTATGATCCGACCTACTACGTGGATTTCAGGTTCGGACAGGAGGCGGATGCCGTCGGGACGGTGAATGCGCCCGGCACCTGCCAGGTCACGCGCAAGGAACCGCCGCCGCTCGATGCGGCAACCGCCTATGCCCTGGCGCAGATCGGGCCCGATCAGCGGGATCTGCCGCCTGAACTGCAGTCGGCGGCGGCCACACAAGTCAACCAGATGATCATCAACTGTGCCGGAGTTGCCGCCGGTACGGTCTCGTCGGATGCATCGGGTCAAGCCGATACGGAAGTTGCAGCCGTCGACCTTGCCGCGGACGCAGAAAGCACGGCGACAGGGGTGTCCGACTCGTCTGCAGCCATGTCGGCGCGGTCTGACGATGTGGTGGCATCAACCCAGGTGGCCGTCATCAACAGCCCTGAAGCTGTCACCGTCGGCGCCGGCGTCCTGGACCGCTTCTTCGGGACCATCGCGATCAAGCAGAAAGAGTTCTATCAAAGACTAATCGCCAGCCTGCGCGCCTTCCGCAACAATCCGAACGCCGGCTGGCTGCTGATCGGTCTCTCGTTCGCCTATGGCGTCTTTCATGCCGCGGGTCCGGGACATGGGAAGGCAATCATCACCTCCTACGTCGTTGCCAATAATGAGACCTTGAAAAAAGGGATTGTGCTGTCGTTCGCGTCCGCGTTCGCGCAGGCCGTCACCGCGATCGTTCTTGTCGGCGGCCTCGCGGTCGTCTTCAATCTGACGAGCCTCGCGATCCAGGACACCGCGCGCTGGTTCGAGATCGGCTCCTATGTGCTGATCACGGGGCTGGGCGGGTGGCTGCTCTGGCAAAAGGCCGGAAAGCCGCTGGCGATGAGCATCGCCAACCGACTTTCCGGAAACCGCCTCGCGCTGGCTGGTGTGCATGGGCATGATCACGGACACGGCCATCACCATCACCATCACGGTCATGGACATCACCACGATCATCACGGTCATGGCCACCATCATCACGAGTTTGGTGAGGACGGCGTGTGCAGCACCTGCGGTCACGCGCACGCACCGACGCCCGACATGGTTCAGGGCGAGATCACGCTTGGCCGCGCCCTATCGATCATTCTTGCGGTCGGTCTGCGGCCCTGCACGGGTGCGCTGGTGGTCCTGGTGTTTGCGCTGTCCCAGGGCATGATTGTCGCAGGGGTCGCCTCGACACTGGCGATGGCCGTCGGTACCGGCATCACGGTTTCTCTGCTGGCCGCCCTGGCTGTCGGTGCAAAGGACCTTGCCGTGCGTCTCTTCGGCGAAGGCAGCCCGATGGCGATCCGGGTGCACCGGTCGATCGAGATTTTCGGCGCCGCCATCGTGTTCCTGCTCGGCATAACGCTTCTGATCGCTGCGCTCGGCTGGGGCTGA
- a CDS encoding DUF2937 family protein, which produces MFRTLIVLVMLVSGTATSQFPEFSQQYRQRLGGAIDALEDILADFRRDASAFGLTVAEAIDRQRSSDDPFIRARGDSMAVAGVRLQDLKRQRDALEAAGPVGRMVVVARGFDPQLAQATAEDYEPAIPVTIAGFVSAAIGALAAFLLVKLFAGLARLGRRKIASHR; this is translated from the coding sequence ATGTTCAGGACCCTGATCGTACTCGTCATGCTGGTGAGCGGGACGGCAACGTCGCAGTTTCCCGAATTTTCGCAGCAATACCGACAGCGGCTCGGAGGGGCGATCGACGCGCTTGAGGATATTCTTGCCGATTTCAGACGCGATGCATCGGCATTCGGCCTGACCGTTGCCGAAGCGATAGATCGCCAAAGGTCTTCCGATGATCCCTTCATCCGGGCGCGGGGTGACAGCATGGCGGTTGCCGGTGTGCGGCTTCAGGACCTCAAGCGGCAGCGGGACGCGCTTGAAGCTGCGGGACCGGTCGGGCGCATGGTCGTGGTTGCGCGGGGATTTGACCCCCAGCTTGCACAGGCTACGGCGGAAGACTACGAGCCGGCCATTCCGGTGACGATTGCCGGGTTTGTCAGCGCCGCCATAGGCGCACTGGCGGCTTTCCTTCTAGTGAAGCTGTTTGCAGGTCTCGCGCGTCTTGGCCGCCGGAAAATCGCCTCTCATCGATAG
- a CDS encoding GTP-binding protein: MTATQDAQAQIPVTVLTGYLGAGKTTLLNRILTENHGQRYAVIVNEFGEVGIDNDLLVESDEEIFEMNNGCICCTVRGDLIRTVQNLMKRKGAFDAIIVETTGVADPAPVAQTFFMDDDVRASARLDAVIAVVDARHVLQRLEDTEEAEDQVAFADVILINKTDLVTPEELATVEARIRSINPYAVLHRSERCGIEIAKVLDRGAFDLDRILSLDPHFLEHGHAAHECSPDCDHDHDHDHHHHHGHGHDHHHHDDAPHSVKSISLTAGDLNPDMFFPWISQVTQVQGPNILRLKGILSFKDDPQRYVIQGVHMIVEGDHQRDWKEGEPRESRLVFIGRDLNWDVLKQSFQACAA, encoded by the coding sequence ATGACCGCGACCCAGGACGCCCAGGCACAGATTCCGGTCACGGTTCTGACCGGATATCTCGGTGCCGGAAAGACCACGCTCCTCAACCGCATCCTTACCGAAAACCATGGACAGCGGTACGCCGTGATCGTCAACGAATTCGGCGAGGTCGGGATCGACAATGACCTGCTGGTTGAATCCGACGAAGAAATCTTCGAGATGAACAATGGATGCATCTGCTGCACCGTCCGCGGTGACCTGATCCGGACCGTCCAGAACCTGATGAAACGGAAGGGCGCTTTCGACGCCATCATTGTTGAGACCACAGGCGTGGCCGACCCGGCGCCCGTCGCCCAGACCTTTTTCATGGACGATGATGTGCGTGCTTCCGCCAGGCTCGATGCCGTTATCGCCGTCGTTGATGCGCGCCATGTCCTGCAGCGCCTGGAAGATACCGAAGAGGCCGAGGACCAGGTCGCCTTCGCTGACGTGATCCTGATCAACAAGACCGACCTCGTCACGCCCGAGGAACTGGCAACGGTGGAGGCGCGGATCCGCTCGATCAATCCCTACGCCGTTCTGCACCGGAGCGAGCGCTGCGGAATCGAGATTGCCAAGGTGCTGGACCGGGGGGCCTTCGATCTGGATCGGATCCTGTCGCTGGATCCGCATTTCCTGGAGCACGGCCATGCCGCCCACGAATGCAGTCCTGACTGCGACCACGACCACGACCATGATCACCATCATCACCATGGCCACGGGCATGACCACCACCATCACGATGACGCCCCGCACTCCGTGAAGAGCATTTCGCTCACGGCCGGCGATCTCAATCCGGACATGTTCTTTCCCTGGATCAGCCAGGTCACGCAGGTGCAGGGCCCGAACATCCTGCGTCTCAAGGGCATTCTGTCCTTCAAGGACGATCCCCAGCGCTATGTCATCCAGGGCGTTCACATGATCGTCGAAGGCGATCATCAGCGGGACTGGAAAGAAGGTGAACCGCGCGAAAGCCGTCTTGTCTTCATTGGACGGGACCTCAACTGGGACGTCCTGAAGCAGAGTTTCCAAGCCTGCGCGGCATAA
- a CDS encoding pyridoxal phosphate-dependent aminotransferase, translating into MLKTISGFDRIGEENAFAVLARATELAGQGRDIINLGIGQPDFRTPDHIVEAAIKALRDGQHGYTPATGIAPLREAVSADLLKRHGVETDPGNVLIVPGGKVTMFMAILMFGEPGTEILYPDPGFPIYRSMIEFTGARPVPVPIREQNDFAFSAEETLSLITDRTRLLILNSPANPTGGVTPRSEIEALVKGLENHPDVAVMSDEIYSQMTYDGMEHVSLLGFESIRDRLILLDGWSKTYAMTGWRMGFSVWPDSLADKARKLAVNAWSCVNAPAQFAGLAALTGPQTAVEAMVSEFDARRRVIVDGLNALSGVSCRTPLGAFYAFPNIKDTGWKAKDLASALLEETGVATIGGPDFGILGEGYIRLSYANSTENILAALERIGAFLDQ; encoded by the coding sequence ATGTTGAAAACAATCAGCGGATTTGACCGCATTGGCGAGGAAAATGCGTTCGCCGTTCTCGCGCGCGCAACCGAACTTGCCGGCCAGGGCCGGGACATCATCAATCTCGGCATCGGCCAGCCCGATTTCCGAACGCCGGACCACATTGTCGAAGCGGCGATCAAGGCGCTGAGGGACGGACAGCACGGCTATACCCCGGCGACCGGAATAGCTCCCTTGAGGGAGGCCGTGTCGGCAGATCTGCTCAAGCGTCACGGTGTTGAAACCGACCCCGGCAATGTGCTCATCGTGCCGGGCGGCAAGGTCACCATGTTCATGGCGATCCTGATGTTCGGTGAGCCGGGAACCGAAATTCTCTATCCGGACCCTGGCTTTCCGATCTACCGGTCGATGATCGAGTTTACCGGCGCACGGCCTGTCCCCGTTCCGATACGCGAGCAAAACGACTTTGCGTTTTCCGCCGAGGAGACACTGTCGCTGATCACGGACAGGACGCGCCTGCTCATTCTCAATTCCCCCGCGAACCCGACCGGCGGCGTGACGCCGAGGTCGGAGATCGAAGCCCTGGTCAAGGGGCTGGAGAACCATCCTGATGTCGCGGTGATGTCGGACGAGATCTACTCGCAGATGACCTATGACGGCATGGAGCATGTCTCGCTGCTCGGCTTCGAGTCGATCCGGGACCGTCTGATCCTTCTCGACGGCTGGTCCAAGACCTACGCCATGACGGGCTGGCGCATGGGTTTTTCCGTGTGGCCGGACAGCCTTGCGGACAAGGCGCGCAAACTCGCCGTGAACGCCTGGTCCTGCGTCAACGCGCCGGCCCAGTTCGCCGGCCTCGCCGCACTGACCGGGCCCCAGACGGCTGTCGAGGCGATGGTGTCGGAATTCGACGCACGCAGGCGTGTGATTGTCGATGGCCTCAACGCGCTCTCCGGTGTGTCCTGCCGCACGCCGCTTGGCGCCTTCTACGCATTTCCGAACATCAAGGACACCGGCTGGAAGGCCAAGGATCTTGCATCGGCCCTGCTGGAAGAAACCGGCGTTGCAACGATCGGGGGACCTGACTTCGGAATTCTCGGAGAGGGATACATCCGCCTTTCTTACGCGAACTCCACAGAAAACATCCTCGCCGCCCTTGAACGCATCGGTGCATTTCTGGATCAATAG
- a CDS encoding Glu/Leu/Phe/Val dehydrogenase dimerization domain-containing protein, whose protein sequence is MNALNPSALHSAVFDHPEMGEHENIVFVKDRGSGLNAIIAVHDTTLGPALGGCRVWPYEKPADALTDALRLSRGMTYKNALAGLNLGGGKAVIIACPRKDKSQDMMEAFGSHVERLSGTYITAEDVGVSPEDMEAVARRTDHVRGTSATGLGDPSPYTALGVFEGIRASARHVYGSAELDGRTVSVQGLGHVGFDVARQLAEAGAKLVVSDIHAPAVERALDAFGAAAVDADQAHCVDADIFVPCALGAGLNARTIPQIQARIVAGAANNQLQTPADGIALKRRGIHYAPDYAINAGGVISIALAKPGEDDGRVREKTLAIGDTLTRIFERAAREDTTPERVADKMAEERLAQSGN, encoded by the coding sequence ATGAATGCATTGAACCCTTCTGCCCTGCACAGCGCAGTCTTCGACCATCCGGAAATGGGCGAACACGAGAACATCGTTTTCGTCAAGGATCGTGGCAGCGGACTGAACGCGATCATCGCGGTCCACGACACCACGCTCGGCCCCGCGTTGGGTGGTTGCCGTGTCTGGCCTTACGAAAAACCGGCCGATGCGCTGACCGACGCGCTGCGCCTCTCCCGCGGCATGACCTACAAGAACGCGCTCGCGGGACTGAATCTGGGCGGTGGCAAGGCCGTCATCATCGCGTGCCCGCGCAAGGACAAGTCGCAGGACATGATGGAAGCTTTCGGCAGCCATGTCGAACGGCTGTCGGGCACCTATATCACCGCCGAGGATGTCGGCGTCTCGCCTGAGGATATGGAAGCCGTTGCCCGCCGCACCGATCACGTGCGCGGCACCAGCGCAACCGGACTTGGCGATCCGTCTCCCTATACGGCGCTCGGTGTCTTCGAGGGAATCAGGGCCTCGGCCCGGCATGTTTACGGAAGCGCGGAGCTGGACGGCAGGACGGTGTCGGTGCAGGGGCTCGGGCATGTCGGGTTTGACGTTGCGCGCCAATTGGCCGAAGCCGGCGCAAAACTGGTTGTGTCCGACATTCATGCCCCCGCAGTCGAGCGTGCGCTTGATGCATTCGGCGCAGCGGCCGTTGACGCCGATCAGGCACATTGCGTGGACGCGGATATCTTCGTTCCCTGTGCGTTGGGGGCCGGATTGAATGCCCGCACGATCCCCCAGATCCAGGCCCGGATCGTCGCCGGTGCCGCGAACAACCAGCTGCAGACGCCTGCCGACGGCATCGCGCTCAAGCGGCGCGGCATTCACTACGCACCTGACTACGCGATCAATGCCGGCGGCGTGATTTCGATTGCCCTGGCCAAACCAGGCGAGGACGATGGACGCGTCCGGGAGAAAACACTGGCGATCGGCGACACGCTGACGCGCATCTTCGAACGGGCCGCGCGTGAGGACACCACACCTGAAAGGGTCGCGGACAAGATGGCCGAGGAAAGACTGGCACAATCAGGAAACTGA
- a CDS encoding response regulator transcription factor: MTSDSTASPSLEKPIRVLLADDHELVRDGIRARLQKVPELEIVGEATNGREAVRMTRDLKPDVLLMDVSMPVMNGLEAAMEVRKTQPGVGVLILSVYDNPEYVRGVVQAGARGYILKDISAQEMITAITSVASGGYFFSSAIGPTLVGASASAPVEDPYGLTERERQVLTAIAKGQPNKEVARALGISVRTVESHRLNLREKVGTRNAAQLYKVAQELGLLD; this comes from the coding sequence TTCCACGGCTTCTCCTTCGCTTGAAAAACCCATTCGCGTCCTCCTCGCCGACGACCACGAACTCGTCCGCGACGGCATCCGGGCGCGACTGCAGAAGGTGCCGGAGCTTGAGATTGTCGGTGAAGCCACGAATGGCCGCGAGGCTGTCCGGATGACCCGCGACCTGAAGCCGGATGTCCTCCTGATGGACGTATCCATGCCGGTCATGAACGGTCTGGAGGCGGCTATGGAAGTCCGCAAGACCCAACCCGGGGTCGGTGTCCTGATCCTGTCTGTCTACGACAATCCCGAATATGTTCGCGGCGTGGTCCAGGCCGGCGCGCGCGGTTACATCCTGAAGGACATCTCCGCGCAGGAGATGATCACCGCGATCACCAGCGTTGCGTCGGGCGGCTATTTCTTTTCTTCCGCTATCGGACCGACCCTTGTCGGCGCAAGCGCTTCCGCGCCCGTGGAAGACCCCTATGGCCTGACCGAACGCGAGCGACAGGTCCTGACCGCGATCGCAAAGGGGCAGCCGAACAAGGAAGTCGCCAGGGCGCTGGGGATCAGCGTGCGCACGGTGGAATCGCACCGCCTCAACCTTCGCGAAAAAGTCGGCACACGCAACGCGGCCCAGCTTTACAAGGTCGCGCAGGAATTGGGATTGCTGGACTAG
- a CDS encoding WD40 repeat domain-containing protein: MPTIAPVDVDGFVVRAGFLKASAFFASGEGDVTFSGEGEKKLRPHKAGLLAAEPLVDGTGLVTSGDDGCIYRCGADASVELVAERPRKWIDLIATGPSGAIAFASGRIAWAQLSDGREKEFTHDRAVGGLAFAPKGTRLAVSRYDGATLWWAGTDGQPTEFSWKGAHLGISFSPDGKFLVTAMQENALHGWRLSDAQDMRMSGYPAKVKSFSWSFKGRYLATSGANAAILWPFQGKTGPMGQTPLQLGSRTDLLVSAVACHPKEDVVAIGYQDGSVSMCRFEDKAEVQLRRPGNSPVSAMDWDADGLRLAFGTEAGDAGIISLQD, encoded by the coding sequence GTGCCGACAATAGCACCTGTGGACGTGGACGGTTTCGTGGTCCGCGCCGGTTTCCTGAAGGCGTCCGCCTTCTTCGCGTCCGGAGAGGGCGACGTTACCTTTTCCGGAGAAGGCGAGAAAAAGCTACGGCCGCACAAGGCCGGTTTGCTGGCGGCCGAACCTCTCGTGGACGGAACCGGTCTCGTCACGTCCGGGGATGATGGCTGTATCTACCGCTGCGGTGCCGATGCCTCCGTCGAGCTTGTTGCGGAGCGCCCACGCAAGTGGATCGATCTGATCGCCACCGGGCCATCCGGGGCAATCGCCTTTGCAAGCGGGCGGATTGCCTGGGCGCAGCTCAGTGATGGCCGGGAAAAGGAGTTCACGCACGATCGCGCGGTGGGCGGGCTGGCGTTCGCGCCGAAAGGCACGCGGCTGGCGGTCTCCCGGTATGACGGCGCAACCCTCTGGTGGGCCGGAACCGACGGGCAGCCGACCGAGTTTTCCTGGAAAGGCGCCCATCTGGGGATCAGCTTTTCGCCCGACGGAAAATTCCTGGTCACGGCCATGCAGGAAAATGCCCTGCACGGCTGGCGGCTTTCGGACGCCCAGGACATGCGCATGTCCGGCTATCCGGCCAAGGTCAAGTCGTTCAGCTGGTCCTTCAAGGGAAGATACCTGGCCACATCGGGTGCCAACGCCGCGATCCTGTGGCCCTTTCAGGGGAAAACCGGCCCGATGGGACAAACACCGCTTCAGCTCGGTTCCAGGACGGACCTGCTGGTATCAGCGGTGGCCTGTCATCCGAAGGAAGATGTCGTTGCCATCGGGTATCAGGACGGGTCCGTCTCGATGTGCCGGTTCGAGGACAAGGCGGAGGTGCAATTGCGCCGGCCCGGAAATAGCCCTGTTTCTGCGATGGACTGGGACGCGGACGGCCTGCGGCTGGCCTTCGGAACCGAAGCCGGCGACGCGGGCATCATAAGCTTGCAGGACTGA
- a CDS encoding gamma-glutamyl-gamma-aminobutyrate hydrolase family protein, whose translation MTKPLVLVTADVKPIDGFNWHAVNATYLHAVLKGSDAIPMILPSLGPELDLDAALDQVDGVVATGSRSNVNPALYGQEPTEANGPYDPDRDATTLPLLKRAVERGIPVFAICRGMQELNVAMGGTLLTEVQDLGGRKDHRAPVSDRQDERFRIAHPVDVAEGGMLEDVIGSEPFDVNSLHRQAVGDLGKGLVMEARAEDGTIEAMSVRDSAGYVLATQWHPEYWVSTDGPSQKLFSAFGDAVRAYRVKRLGL comes from the coding sequence ATGACAAAACCGCTTGTCCTTGTAACAGCCGACGTCAAACCCATCGACGGGTTCAACTGGCACGCCGTCAACGCAACCTATCTGCATGCCGTCCTGAAAGGCTCGGACGCAATCCCGATGATCCTTCCCTCACTTGGCCCGGAGCTGGATCTGGATGCGGCGCTCGATCAGGTCGACGGGGTGGTTGCCACCGGATCGCGGTCCAACGTGAACCCCGCGCTTTATGGCCAGGAACCGACGGAAGCGAATGGTCCCTACGACCCGGATCGGGATGCGACGACGCTGCCCTTGCTGAAAAGGGCCGTGGAACGCGGCATCCCTGTTTTCGCCATCTGCCGCGGCATGCAGGAGCTGAACGTCGCCATGGGCGGCACCCTTCTGACCGAAGTCCAGGATCTCGGCGGACGGAAGGATCACCGCGCCCCGGTTTCCGATCGACAGGACGAGCGCTTCCGGATCGCGCACCCGGTCGACGTTGCCGAGGGTGGCATGCTTGAAGACGTGATCGGTTCAGAACCGTTCGACGTCAATTCGCTGCACCGGCAGGCTGTCGGCGATCTCGGCAAGGGTCTGGTAATGGAAGCACGTGCCGAGGACGGAACGATCGAGGCAATGTCCGTCAGGGACAGCGCCGGATACGTTCTCGCGACGCAGTGGCACCCGGAATACTGGGTGTCCACGGACGGCCCCTCGCAAAAGCTTTTTTCCGCCTTCGGGGACGCGGTCCGCGCTTACCGGGTGAAACGGCTCGGGCTCTGA
- a CDS encoding TetR/AcrR family transcriptional regulator, translated as MNDAQKQIAEGLERVFWSRGFADPSVPELRAGVGVSMRTLYRYFPSREAMILGALEFRHQRYLAYVREGVSEPGLAASEQLFDKLGGWMRVTQGKECFFRQALAANPDSSQIKDTVTRHKGELLEFFGVLSGDDRFATTLYLLHEGVTACYAEMGERAVEDAKHQARLMFRAATEKRYS; from the coding sequence ATGAACGACGCGCAAAAACAGATTGCTGAGGGCCTGGAACGGGTTTTCTGGAGCCGCGGATTTGCCGACCCCAGTGTGCCCGAGCTGCGCGCGGGCGTCGGCGTCAGCATGCGCACGCTCTACCGGTATTTCCCTTCGCGGGAGGCCATGATCCTGGGTGCGCTGGAGTTCCGTCACCAAAGGTATCTCGCCTATGTGCGCGAAGGGGTGAGTGAACCCGGACTGGCCGCCTCCGAACAGTTGTTCGACAAGCTGGGCGGGTGGATGCGCGTGACCCAGGGCAAGGAATGTTTTTTCCGTCAGGCCCTTGCCGCGAACCCGGACAGCTCGCAGATCAAGGACACGGTTACCCGGCACAAGGGCGAACTGCTCGAGTTTTTTGGCGTCCTGAGCGGGGACGACCGATTTGCGACAACACTCTATCTGCTGCATGAGGGCGTGACCGCCTGTTATGCGGAGATGGGGGAGCGTGCTGTCGAAGACGCCAAGCATCAGGCGCGGCTGATGTTCAGGGCAGCCACCGAAAAACGCTACTCCTGA